The following proteins are co-located in the Echinicola sp. 20G genome:
- a CDS encoding ATP-binding protein, which yields MSDKEEILNEMVEMISAMARLDFSRRLDIEITNEPINLIAFGLNMLSEELENNIVIRSNLEEINSNLEKFSYTVAHDIKSPLNSSKGIISLIEDEVKQYNNQELNEYIEILKSINDRTRSMIKGILKYSKSNATNITMTAIDLNEICTKLAREYILKKEIRFSIEADMPKLVYNESALIQILSNLISNAIKFNDKEVCEISIFCKERAFDYMICVQDNGPGIGKQNMKSIFDLFENLQSINEESTGIGLSIVKKIIMEMNGEIWVESSLGEGSKFFFTIQKTTLSKQEKSSKHTLKLK from the coding sequence ATGAGTGATAAAGAGGAAATATTAAACGAAATGGTAGAAATGATCAGTGCTATGGCCAGACTTGACTTCTCAAGAAGACTGGACATAGAAATCACGAACGAACCTATCAATCTCATAGCATTTGGCCTAAACATGTTAAGTGAGGAACTTGAAAACAATATCGTCATTAGATCCAACTTAGAGGAAATAAACAGCAACCTTGAAAAGTTTTCTTACACGGTCGCACATGACATTAAATCACCTCTCAATTCGTCCAAAGGAATAATATCGCTTATTGAGGATGAAGTAAAGCAGTATAATAATCAAGAGCTTAATGAATACATTGAAATTTTAAAAAGCATAAATGATAGAACAAGAAGTATGATTAAAGGAATATTAAAGTATTCCAAATCCAATGCTACTAATATCACCATGACTGCAATTGATTTGAATGAAATTTGTACTAAACTGGCACGAGAGTATATTCTAAAAAAAGAAATCCGTTTTAGTATCGAAGCAGATATGCCCAAGTTGGTCTATAATGAATCTGCTCTAATCCAGATACTGAGCAACCTGATCAGCAATGCCATTAAATTCAATGATAAAGAAGTTTGTGAAATTTCTATTTTTTGTAAAGAAAGAGCTTTTGATTACATGATTTGTGTTCAAGACAATGGTCCTGGAATTGGAAAACAAAACATGAAATCTATCTTTGATCTGTTTGAAAATCTCCAGTCAATCAATGAAGAGAGTACAGGAATTGGACTATCCATAGTAAAGAAAATTATAATGGAAATGAATGGTGAGATATGGGTTGAATCCTCATTGGGAGAAGGCTCAAAGTTTTTCTTCACTATCCAAAAAACCACCCTGTCAAAACAAGAAAAATCATCTAAGCATACTCTTAAATTAAAATGA
- a CDS encoding STAS/SEC14 domain-containing protein, with translation MKEIITKTEHLILTDIGIIECKAFPNSYLNLEDAIENLNAVKALANGKKIPVLVDITETKGGSKECRDYYASEEAANIQSACAMLVESSLSKLIGNFFLGLNKTKFPLKLFSDKNEAIYWLQNFLNDE, from the coding sequence ATGAAAGAAATTATTACAAAAACAGAGCATTTAATTTTAACTGATATTGGAATTATTGAGTGTAAAGCGTTTCCAAATTCATACTTAAATCTCGAAGATGCCATAGAAAACCTCAATGCTGTAAAAGCATTGGCAAACGGAAAAAAAATACCAGTGCTGGTAGACATTACTGAGACCAAAGGAGGGTCAAAAGAATGCCGTGATTATTATGCCAGTGAAGAAGCAGCTAACATTCAAAGCGCATGTGCCATGCTTGTAGAGTCCTCGTTATCAAAACTAATTGGGAATTTCTTTTTGGGATTAAACAAAACGAAATTCCCTCTAAAACTTTTTAGTGATAAAAATGAAGCTATTTATTGGCTCCAAAACTTCCTAAACGATGAGTGA
- a CDS encoding FAD-binding protein → MSRFDRNFKNGVWQNTIKKHSIRTDHYFKPTNHDEIAEIILRAERENKTVRAVGSGHSFSNVAIIREHNFLILPEKLNKVRKVAQLTLKEKYQEAPFVWVQSGTTIKSLNNELTNLGYSITNMGGIDHQTISGAISTGTHGTGINVPAIHGMVRAIQIVTHGGQKLQVERTKGISKKSLIYNGDFKIIRDDDTFHAMMVSLGAFGIIYAYILRVEHEYWLKEKNYILPWAEVKPILASRELLNKFRGVKIIINPYILPKGKFPKDHTCLISTYEIEYSKPLVKKFGDQFRNLVGTILGNLRIVGAIGYTSIKKWSLKHPDRMPRLIETALKNLQDKGYRNTAHKVLFQGGEYIKERAYDCEVAFDYKDDNYITVIDELIKNAAILKENNLYHNSPIGIRYVKRSKASIAPEFGREVVYVDTPMVLDSNGEVEIIESCLKLMLEHGGIPHWGKFNKLLIGDDFDTDQIHPGLKKWRSLMRIYNPKGTFTSLFMEEMKIT, encoded by the coding sequence ATGTCTAGGTTTGACAGAAATTTCAAAAATGGAGTTTGGCAAAACACCATAAAAAAGCACAGCATTCGAACTGATCATTATTTTAAACCAACGAATCACGATGAAATTGCTGAAATCATTTTAAGAGCAGAACGAGAAAACAAAACGGTAAGAGCAGTAGGCTCAGGCCATAGCTTTTCCAATGTTGCCATAATTCGCGAACACAATTTCCTCATCCTTCCTGAAAAGCTGAACAAAGTCAGGAAAGTTGCCCAACTAACTCTAAAAGAAAAATATCAAGAAGCACCATTTGTTTGGGTTCAGTCAGGTACCACTATCAAGTCACTCAATAATGAACTTACCAATTTGGGCTATTCCATTACCAATATGGGAGGTATTGACCATCAAACCATTTCTGGAGCCATTTCCACAGGTACTCATGGGACTGGCATAAATGTCCCTGCTATCCACGGCATGGTCCGCGCAATACAAATTGTTACTCATGGAGGGCAGAAACTCCAAGTAGAAAGAACAAAAGGCATCTCCAAAAAATCACTTATCTATAATGGTGACTTCAAAATCATCCGAGATGATGACACGTTTCACGCCATGATGGTGAGCTTAGGAGCATTCGGCATTATTTATGCTTATATTTTACGAGTTGAACATGAATATTGGCTGAAAGAAAAAAACTACATTCTTCCTTGGGCTGAAGTAAAACCCATTTTAGCCTCCAGGGAATTGCTGAACAAATTTCGGGGTGTAAAAATAATTATCAATCCGTATATCCTTCCTAAAGGAAAATTCCCCAAGGACCACACCTGCCTGATCAGTACTTATGAAATAGAATACAGTAAACCCTTGGTCAAAAAATTTGGAGATCAATTTAGAAACCTTGTCGGCACCATTTTGGGGAACCTCAGAATTGTTGGAGCAATAGGATATACATCTATTAAAAAGTGGTCCTTAAAACATCCAGATAGAATGCCTCGCTTGATAGAGACGGCCTTGAAAAACCTTCAAGACAAAGGCTATAGAAACACAGCTCATAAAGTGTTGTTTCAAGGTGGAGAATATATCAAAGAAAGAGCCTATGACTGTGAAGTAGCCTTTGATTACAAGGACGACAACTACATTACTGTCATAGACGAATTGATAAAAAATGCCGCTATTTTGAAAGAAAACAATCTTTATCATAATTCTCCTATAGGTATCCGATACGTCAAGCGCTCCAAAGCTTCCATAGCACCTGAATTTGGAAGAGAAGTAGTGTATGTAGATACACCAATGGTTTTAGACAGTAACGGAGAAGTTGAGATCATTGAATCATGCCTGAAACTGATGCTAGAACATGGTGGAATTCCCCACTGGGGAAAATTCAACAAGCTATTGATTGGAGATGATTTCGATACAGATCAAATCCATCCAGGCCTTAAGAAGTGGAGAAGTCTCATGCGCATTTATAACCCCAAAGGCACCTTTACCAGCTTATTTATGGAAGAAATGAAAATTACCTGA
- a CDS encoding helix-turn-helix transcriptional regulator, whose product MQNTIKVERAIKNITQDELAKQIGVSRQTINSIEKGRYVPSTILALKMAKIFEKTVNEIFKLEDTD is encoded by the coding sequence ATGCAAAACACAATCAAAGTAGAGCGTGCCATCAAAAATATAACACAAGATGAGCTTGCCAAACAAATCGGGGTCTCGAGACAGACCATCAACTCAATTGAAAAAGGCAGATATGTTCCTTCCACCATCCTAGCGCTTAAGATGGCCAAGATTTTTGAAAAAACAGTGAATGAAATTTTTAAACTTGAGGATACAGACTGA
- a CDS encoding polysaccharide deacetylase family protein: MKKFNLFLLTLLTISWAQAQNKKMCITVDDLPTVTYGINEIEFKQNITQKLVDTFVKYNVPAIGYVNEVKLYNDGKLTDSDLGLLKYWLENGMDLGNHTYSHPNYHQVGFDAFTKDILKGQKVLVELLPEYGKELKFFRHPYLRSGANQAQKDSLSQFLKTHHYIEAPVTIDNADYLFAYAYSKAYKAKDQSLMRKIGTAYVQYMEEKLLYFEQSAQALFERNINQILLCHASLLNAEYMDELLDCYQKHGYQFVSQEEVLKDPAYQSKETRFGDWGISWLDRWALSQGKKADFFKNDPVTPSFIQEMNQ, translated from the coding sequence ATGAAAAAATTCAACCTTTTTCTCCTCACCCTATTGACAATCAGTTGGGCTCAGGCTCAAAATAAGAAAATGTGCATCACAGTAGATGACCTTCCAACGGTTACCTATGGCATCAATGAAATCGAGTTTAAGCAAAATATAACCCAAAAATTAGTTGACACCTTTGTGAAATATAATGTTCCAGCAATTGGTTATGTCAATGAAGTTAAATTGTATAATGATGGAAAACTAACTGATTCTGACCTTGGGCTTTTAAAGTATTGGTTAGAAAATGGAATGGACTTAGGCAACCACACCTATTCTCACCCAAACTATCACCAAGTTGGTTTTGATGCTTTCACAAAAGACATATTAAAAGGACAAAAAGTACTTGTAGAACTATTACCTGAATACGGAAAAGAACTAAAGTTTTTCAGGCATCCCTATTTAAGAAGCGGTGCTAATCAGGCTCAAAAAGATAGTTTGAGCCAATTTTTGAAGACACATCATTACATCGAAGCTCCTGTCACCATTGATAATGCAGACTATTTGTTTGCCTATGCCTATTCCAAAGCCTACAAAGCCAAAGATCAATCTCTTATGAGGAAAATCGGTACAGCATATGTACAATATATGGAGGAAAAACTCCTTTATTTTGAGCAATCTGCCCAAGCGCTATTTGAGAGAAACATCAACCAAATCCTACTTTGCCATGCGAGCTTACTCAATGCAGAATATATGGATGAACTTCTTGACTGCTATCAAAAACATGGTTATCAATTTGTCAGCCAAGAAGAAGTACTTAAAGATCCAGCATATCAATCAAAAGAAACCAGATTTGGAGATTGGGGGATTTCATGGCTCGACCGATGGGCACTAAGCCAAGGTAAAAAAGCTGACTTTTTTAAAAATGACCCGGTCACACCCAGTTTCATTCAAGAAATGAATCAGTAG
- a CDS encoding peroxiredoxin — MKKWILSLFTGLLTFTTAFLISDYTLGLSKDYSLWGFGALLGFVLLFVSITFYYKKFDKFLSSKAITFLSLFGVLIFIFVTSPSFRFSTKVFPSYLSYLLAILGAGIFSTKDFKRKGLYTTLLFLFPLLLNLNLYNTWVHFIEFGNISGKVTIEKTIGFEAKGIDGETVSNESLKGKIVVLDFWFISCGPCWKKFPQLQDLYNQYKDNQAVEIFAINRPMTNDKPKQAFDSVKDRGYNFPVLQGTQKIMDDFDIYVYPTVVVLNKKGSIIYMGTIEGVDEILQKELNN; from the coding sequence ATGAAAAAATGGATATTAAGTCTTTTCACAGGCTTACTTACTTTTACAACCGCATTTTTGATCAGTGATTATACTCTGGGTCTTTCAAAAGACTATAGTCTATGGGGATTTGGAGCACTTTTAGGCTTTGTGCTATTGTTTGTATCCATCACTTTTTATTACAAAAAGTTTGATAAGTTCCTTTCATCCAAAGCCATTACATTCTTATCTCTCTTTGGCGTCCTCATCTTTATATTTGTTACCAGTCCCAGTTTTAGGTTTTCTACTAAGGTATTCCCATCCTATCTTTCCTACCTCCTTGCTATATTGGGAGCTGGAATTTTCTCTACTAAAGATTTTAAAAGAAAAGGCCTTTATACTACACTTCTTTTTCTATTTCCGTTATTACTTAATTTAAACCTTTACAATACTTGGGTCCACTTTATCGAATTTGGCAATATCTCCGGTAAAGTGACAATTGAAAAAACGATTGGTTTTGAAGCAAAAGGGATAGATGGAGAGACTGTATCCAATGAATCGCTAAAAGGAAAAATAGTAGTTCTTGATTTTTGGTTTATCAGTTGTGGGCCATGCTGGAAAAAATTCCCGCAGCTCCAAGACTTATATAACCAGTATAAAGATAACCAGGCGGTAGAGATTTTTGCTATTAATAGACCCATGACCAATGACAAACCCAAACAAGCCTTTGACTCTGTAAAGGATCGAGGATACAACTTTCCTGTGCTTCAAGGCACTCAAAAAATCATGGATGATTTTGATATTTATGTCTACCCTACCGTTGTTGTCCTTAATAAGAAAGGAAGTATTATTTACATGGGAACAATCGAAGGAGTTGATGAAATCCTCCAAAAGGAACTTAACAACTAA
- a CDS encoding biotin-dependent carboxyltransferase family protein → MNISEGQIEVIKTGFYSSIQDLGRFGQGHWGIPAAGAMDRQSFALANHLLQNDPNDACLEMTMLGDELKFIGYTEIVLTGAEASIQLNGSKHPINKPVKIKNGDILKIGPFTTGFRMYLGIKGGFQSPCILKSRSWYKGITENFRLKKGALLPFKTHQSKSNTPYAKVAIDESLLKNKTLDVYAGPEAEKLPRSTFEQLFEKNFHLSAQQNRMGIQLKEPLVNELKEILTAPVYPGTVQLTPGGKLLILMRDAQVTGGYPRILQLSQTAISCLAQKKQGESIRFNLVDTY, encoded by the coding sequence ATGAATATATCTGAGGGACAAATTGAAGTTATCAAAACCGGTTTCTATAGTTCCATCCAAGATCTGGGAAGGTTTGGGCAAGGACATTGGGGAATTCCCGCTGCAGGCGCCATGGATCGGCAATCCTTTGCTTTGGCCAATCACCTTCTACAAAATGACCCTAATGATGCATGTTTGGAAATGACAATGCTTGGGGATGAATTAAAGTTTATAGGTTACACTGAGATCGTGCTCACTGGAGCTGAAGCCTCTATCCAATTAAATGGAAGCAAACACCCTATCAACAAACCTGTAAAAATCAAAAACGGAGACATTCTAAAAATTGGACCATTCACCACTGGTTTTAGAATGTATTTAGGCATAAAAGGCGGTTTTCAAAGCCCCTGTATTTTGAAAAGCAGAAGCTGGTACAAAGGCATTACAGAAAACTTTAGATTAAAAAAAGGGGCATTGCTACCTTTTAAAACGCATCAATCTAAATCAAACACCCCCTATGCCAAAGTTGCTATCGATGAATCATTGCTTAAGAACAAAACTTTGGATGTCTATGCCGGCCCTGAAGCAGAGAAATTACCACGGTCTACTTTTGAGCAATTATTTGAAAAGAACTTCCATCTTTCTGCCCAACAAAACAGAATGGGAATTCAACTTAAAGAGCCACTTGTCAATGAATTAAAAGAAATCCTAACGGCACCAGTTTACCCAGGTACTGTTCAACTGACACCAGGCGGGAAACTTTTAATTTTAATGAGAGATGCTCAGGTGACTGGGGGATATCCGCGCATATTGCAGCTCAGTCAAACCGCTATTTCTTGTTTAGCTCAAAAAAAACAAGGTGAATCTATTCGGTTTAATTTAGTAGACACCTATTAA
- a CDS encoding allophanate hydrolase subunit 1, producing the protein MSLKLNYKKISPNILEACWPPEIRQSILMEMMIMKKRIISEWHDELWDVNLGYHCLSLHFKDHFSLNQVVSKLETFCSEKFQQEVIKRKRWSIPVLYEGKDLQRVSEITKLDISDIVKLHQDKPYLLHFYGFMPGFMYLGGLSPKLFAARKDRPDPVIEKGSLAIGGKQTGIYPMDSPGGWNIIGKTPLTLFNLNKQPPLQAQPGDEIQFHSIEKTEFESIQKEIANHQFELKYEYI; encoded by the coding sequence ATGTCTCTCAAGCTGAATTATAAAAAGATTTCTCCAAACATTTTGGAAGCATGTTGGCCTCCTGAGATTCGGCAAAGCATTCTAATGGAAATGATGATAATGAAAAAGAGGATCATTTCTGAGTGGCATGATGAACTTTGGGATGTCAATTTGGGGTACCATTGTCTTAGTTTACACTTTAAGGATCATTTCTCTTTGAATCAAGTAGTAAGCAAACTTGAAACTTTCTGCTCAGAAAAATTTCAGCAGGAGGTTATTAAAAGAAAACGATGGTCTATTCCTGTATTGTATGAAGGGAAAGACCTCCAAAGAGTCTCAGAAATCACTAAGCTTGACATTTCTGACATTGTTAAACTACATCAGGACAAACCTTATTTACTTCATTTTTATGGCTTTATGCCTGGCTTTATGTATTTGGGAGGATTATCTCCTAAGTTGTTCGCTGCAAGGAAGGACCGCCCAGACCCTGTTATTGAGAAAGGGTCTTTAGCCATTGGGGGCAAGCAAACTGGAATTTATCCGATGGATAGCCCTGGTGGATGGAACATCATTGGAAAGACCCCTCTGACCCTTTTCAATTTGAATAAGCAACCTCCCCTTCAAGCTCAACCAGGAGATGAAATCCAATTTCACTCAATTGAAAAAACAGAATTTGAATCGATTCAAAAAGAAATAGCAAACCATCAATTCGAACTAAAGTATGAATATATCTGA
- the pxpA gene encoding 5-oxoprolinase subunit PxpA has translation MPIDINSDLGEGMGSDAAIMPYITSCNIACGGHAGDDQTMQKTIELAIKNKLKIGAHPSYPDRENFGRLLMDMPLEKLKDSILAQIETLEKWVNLKGAQLHHIKPHGALYNEAAINPNIAKMFVQILTQRYPQTILYAQDGSIIAALAKDQGIKVEYEVFADRNYNDDLTLVNRKEPKAVLHRPEEVLPHLSSMIEEGTVKTLSGKSLPIKADTVCVHGDNPTALEITKAIYSLINK, from the coding sequence ATGCCAATAGACATCAATAGTGATTTGGGAGAAGGAATGGGTTCCGACGCAGCAATTATGCCTTATATCACTAGTTGCAATATTGCATGCGGAGGTCATGCTGGAGATGATCAAACAATGCAAAAAACCATTGAATTAGCCATTAAAAACAAGCTTAAGATAGGTGCCCATCCATCCTATCCCGATCGTGAAAATTTTGGTCGTTTGTTAATGGATATGCCATTGGAGAAACTAAAGGATAGCATTTTAGCACAAATCGAGACATTAGAGAAATGGGTAAATTTAAAAGGTGCCCAACTTCATCATATTAAGCCACATGGAGCGCTGTATAATGAAGCGGCTATTAATCCTAACATAGCTAAAATGTTTGTCCAAATCCTGACCCAGCGTTATCCGCAAACAATCCTCTACGCCCAGGATGGATCAATTATTGCAGCCTTAGCAAAAGACCAAGGTATCAAAGTGGAATATGAAGTGTTTGCAGATCGTAATTATAATGATGACTTGACCCTGGTGAATAGAAAAGAACCAAAAGCGGTTTTACATAGACCAGAAGAAGTACTTCCTCATCTTTCATCCATGATAGAGGAAGGAACGGTAAAAACCCTTTCCGGGAAATCTTTACCCATCAAGGCAGATACTGTCTGTGTACATGGGGACAATCCTACTGCACTGGAAATCACAAAGGCAATTTATTCACTGATCAATAAGTAA
- a CDS encoding Nramp family divalent metal transporter, with product MKNSIRKYIGPGPLVAAAFIGPGTVTVCTLAGVNFGFDLLWALLLSVIATIVLQETSARIGLISQKGLTEIIRQEIGQPVARIISLVLVIMAIVIGNAAYEAGNIGGAVLGLEAFGTLPTFQFTSVNISPFPLITGLLAWGLLMSGSYKKVEQFMVMVVILMSLVFLITASMSQPKFNDLLTGFVPNINGDNIMTIVALIGTTVVPYNLFLHTSLVAKKWNTPADLKYARVDTVISVVLGGLVSMAILITGTLGEASNIQSVLDLSKSVEPLLGASSPYFLGMGLFAAGITSSITAPLAGALVVCGCFGWSSELSSKGMRWTFSVILFLGIIFSSLGIKPVQLITIAQLANGILLPVLSTFILWVINRKQLMGNFKNSIQWNILTFAIWIITWVLGIKSIISVI from the coding sequence TTGAAAAATAGTATTAGAAAATATATCGGACCAGGGCCTTTGGTAGCTGCCGCTTTTATTGGACCGGGTACTGTCACGGTTTGTACCTTGGCAGGTGTAAATTTTGGGTTCGACTTACTTTGGGCTCTTCTGCTGTCAGTTATTGCTACGATTGTTTTGCAAGAAACTTCTGCGCGAATTGGACTGATCAGCCAAAAAGGGTTGACTGAGATCATCCGTCAGGAAATTGGACAGCCAGTTGCCAGGATCATTTCACTTGTACTGGTTATTATGGCTATCGTTATAGGAAACGCTGCTTATGAAGCAGGAAATATTGGAGGAGCTGTTTTAGGTTTAGAAGCCTTTGGAACCTTGCCAACATTTCAATTCACAAGTGTCAATATTTCTCCCTTTCCGCTCATTACTGGTCTACTGGCTTGGGGATTGCTAATGAGTGGCAGCTATAAGAAAGTGGAGCAGTTTATGGTTATGGTTGTTATCCTGATGAGCTTGGTCTTTCTCATCACTGCTTCAATGAGCCAACCCAAGTTCAATGATTTGCTGACAGGATTCGTCCCCAATATCAATGGAGACAATATCATGACCATAGTGGCTTTAATAGGTACAACGGTCGTGCCTTATAATCTTTTCTTGCATACCTCTCTGGTGGCAAAAAAGTGGAATACACCTGCTGACCTTAAATATGCGAGAGTGGATACTGTTATCTCAGTAGTTTTGGGAGGACTGGTATCAATGGCTATATTGATTACTGGCACTTTGGGGGAAGCCTCTAACATCCAATCTGTTTTGGATCTTTCCAAAAGTGTCGAGCCATTATTGGGAGCTTCATCACCTTACTTTCTAGGGATGGGATTGTTTGCTGCCGGAATCACCTCTTCCATAACGGCTCCTCTTGCTGGAGCACTTGTGGTATGTGGATGCTTTGGATGGAGCAGTGAACTCTCTTCCAAAGGAATGAGATGGACTTTTAGCGTTATTCTCTTTCTTGGTATTATTTTCTCTTCATTAGGTATCAAGCCCGTTCAGCTGATCACAATTGCACAGTTGGCCAATGGTATTTTATTGCCCGTACTGAGTACATTTATACTTTGGGTGATCAATAGAAAACAATTGATGGGAAATTTTAAGAACAGTATTCAATGGAATATATTGACTTTTGCTATTTGGATTATTACTTGGGTTTTGGGAATTAAAAGTATTATAAGCGTTATTTAA
- a CDS encoding DNA recombination protein RmuC: MEMILIGLVALNALLSLWLIMKGSQSVKLEKTIQTYFDQMKLEVNRQMGENRQEIGQNINQQFKLVFDALRENSKDQNLTLREFGKLFRENVREFNELQKEKFNELERRQEKMLQSTEERLEKMRETVDEKLQKTLELRLGQSFEMVSKQLQAVQKGLGEMQSLATGVGDLKKVLTNVKSRGILGEYQLEGILENILAPDQYISNATMKKGASERVEFAVKLPGNNGDEPVLLPIDAKFPQEAYHRLLDAYEVGEKLLIEQAKSELTKAIKKSAQDISHKYIHPPYTTDFAVMFLPMESLYAEVIRDGALSQLLQREYKVVITGPTTLAAMLNSLQMGFKTLAIQKRSSEVWKVLGAVKAEFGKFGNLIEKAQKKLNEANNELDTLVGTRTRVIQRKLRDVEELSDGEGEKLLDG, from the coding sequence ATGGAAATGATTTTGATAGGTTTGGTAGCACTAAATGCTCTTTTGAGTCTTTGGCTCATTATGAAAGGCTCCCAATCCGTTAAGTTAGAGAAGACGATACAGACCTATTTTGACCAAATGAAATTGGAAGTCAATAGGCAAATGGGTGAGAATAGACAAGAAATTGGTCAAAACATCAACCAACAGTTTAAGTTGGTTTTTGATGCATTGAGAGAAAACTCAAAAGATCAAAATCTCACTTTACGTGAATTTGGAAAGCTTTTTAGAGAAAATGTTCGGGAATTTAATGAACTCCAAAAAGAAAAGTTCAATGAGCTGGAAAGGCGGCAGGAAAAAATGCTGCAATCCACTGAAGAGCGGTTGGAGAAGATGAGGGAGACGGTAGATGAAAAGTTGCAAAAAACTTTGGAGCTAAGACTGGGGCAATCTTTTGAAATGGTCAGCAAACAACTTCAGGCCGTTCAAAAAGGCTTGGGTGAAATGCAAAGTCTGGCAACCGGAGTAGGTGACCTTAAAAAGGTTTTGACCAATGTAAAGAGTAGAGGGATTCTGGGAGAATACCAACTTGAAGGTATCTTGGAAAATATATTGGCTCCAGATCAGTACATCAGCAATGCTACCATGAAGAAAGGTGCTTCAGAAAGGGTTGAGTTTGCGGTGAAGCTTCCCGGAAACAATGGGGATGAACCGGTATTACTGCCTATTGATGCAAAATTCCCTCAAGAAGCTTACCACAGGTTATTGGATGCTTATGAGGTAGGAGAGAAGCTGCTCATTGAGCAGGCAAAGTCAGAACTTACCAAGGCCATTAAAAAATCTGCCCAGGATATCAGCCATAAATATATCCATCCTCCTTATACCACTGATTTTGCAGTAATGTTTTTGCCTATGGAAAGTCTCTACGCTGAGGTCATCAGGGACGGTGCGCTTTCACAATTGTTACAAAGAGAATATAAAGTGGTCATAACAGGTCCCACTACATTGGCAGCCATGCTCAATAGTCTTCAGATGGGATTTAAGACATTGGCCATCCAGAAAAGAAGCAGTGAAGTTTGGAAAGTGCTTGGTGCAGTAAAAGCAGAGTTTGGCAAATTTGGCAACCTGATAGAAAAAGCACAGAAAAAACTCAATGAAGCCAATAATGAGTTGGATACTTTGGTTGGAACTCGTACTAGGGTTATTCAGAGGAAATTAAGGGATGTGGAAGAATTGTCAGACGGTGAAGGAGAGAAACTGTTGGACGGATAA
- a CDS encoding DUF4136 domain-containing protein translates to MKSRIGISLLLFVVAIAACNPVKVYLEKEEVRPERSYKTFAIINQYQGKDAWNSPTLNQNLIDDLVKGMEERGYQQDIERPDLILRYNTLLSENEKEVRDNSYNGFYPYGMYNPMMYRYPFGSPYPYWPSQTEIEKYKLGEVVIDFIDPKADEIILRISAVGEVNNIKQKYKNIGVSVDKILHEFSRNMTVEG, encoded by the coding sequence ATGAAATCGAGAATTGGTATAAGCTTGTTACTATTTGTAGTGGCCATAGCAGCTTGTAATCCTGTAAAAGTTTATTTGGAAAAAGAAGAAGTAAGACCTGAAAGGTCGTACAAGACTTTTGCGATCATCAATCAGTATCAGGGAAAGGATGCTTGGAATTCACCCACTTTGAATCAAAACCTTATTGATGACCTAGTAAAAGGAATGGAGGAGAGAGGCTATCAGCAGGATATAGAAAGGCCTGATTTAATTTTGCGCTATAATACGCTTTTGAGCGAAAATGAAAAAGAAGTCAGGGATAACTCCTATAATGGGTTTTACCCTTATGGTATGTACAATCCAATGATGTACCGATATCCATTTGGTTCTCCCTATCCTTACTGGCCTAGTCAAACGGAAATAGAAAAATACAAGTTAGGGGAAGTAGTCATAGATTTTATTGACCCAAAGGCTGATGAGATAATCTTGCGCATCAGTGCTGTGGGTGAGGTAAATAATATAAAACAGAAGTATAAAAATATCGGGGTTTCCGTGGATAAAATCTTACATGAATTTTCTAGAAATATGACGGTGGAAGGCTAA
- a CDS encoding n-acetylglutamate synthase: MKISYNNKRFRSISNSGNGEVSSETFFEYKQEGKILTGTYFGGEIIKGQLLGKVNDQGVIDMNYHHINTKGQLMSGCCKSVPELLENGEIRLLESWQWTSGDRSEGQSVIEEI, encoded by the coding sequence ATGAAAATAAGCTATAACAATAAAAGGTTTCGGTCGATTAGCAATAGCGGTAATGGTGAGGTTTCTTCGGAGACTTTTTTTGAATATAAACAGGAAGGAAAAATTTTGACAGGGACTTATTTTGGTGGAGAAATTATCAAAGGCCAGCTCTTAGGGAAAGTGAATGATCAAGGTGTAATTGATATGAATTATCATCATATTAATACCAAGGGGCAACTAATGAGTGGCTGCTGTAAATCTGTTCCAGAACTTTTAGAGAATGGGGAAATCAGGTTGTTAGAATCTTGGCAGTGGACATCAGGAGATAGATCAGAGGGACAATCTGTAATTGAGGAGATTTGA